A stretch of Allostreptomyces psammosilenae DNA encodes these proteins:
- the ctaD gene encoding aa3-type cytochrome oxidase subunit I, with product MSILNEPIGGTAAVPMAVERRRTSPGATVVKWLTTTDHKTIGSLYLITSFAFFCIGGLLALFMRAELARPGTQLLSNEQFNQAFTMHGTIMLLMFATPLFAGFANWIMPLQIGAPDVAFPRLNMFAYWLYLFGSLIAVSGFLTPQGAASFGWFAYAPLSDAVHSPGVGGDLWIMGLALSGFGTILGAVNFITTIICMRAPGMTMFRMSIFTWNVLLTSVLVLLAFPVLAAALFALETDRQLGAHIFDAANGGALLWQHLFWFFGHPEVYIIALPFFGIISEIVPVFSRKPMFGYGSLVGATIVIAGLSLTVWAHHMFPTGQVLLPFFSFMSFLIAVPTGVKIFNWVGTMWKGSLSFETPMLWTIGFLTTFTFGGLTGVLLASPPLDFHVSDSYFVVAHFHYVVFGTVVFAMFAGFHFWWPKWTGKMLDERLGKITFWTLFVGFHATFLVQHWLGAEGFPRRYADYLAADGFTTLNTISTIGSFLLGASILPFFYNVWKTARYGKRVEGNDPWGYGRSLEWTTSCPPPRHNFTSLPRVRSESPAFDLYHPEVAALDYLENHDEGKVLASVGGSADPAQAGGSGEAAEGGSTGSGKE from the coding sequence GTGAGCATCCTCAATGAGCCCATCGGCGGCACCGCCGCCGTGCCGATGGCGGTGGAGCGCCGGCGCACGTCGCCGGGTGCCACCGTGGTCAAGTGGCTGACCACCACCGACCACAAGACGATCGGCAGCCTGTACCTGATCACGTCGTTCGCGTTCTTCTGCATCGGTGGTCTGCTGGCGCTGTTCATGCGCGCCGAGCTGGCCCGCCCGGGCACCCAACTGCTCTCCAACGAGCAGTTCAACCAGGCGTTCACCATGCACGGCACGATCATGCTGCTGATGTTCGCCACGCCGCTCTTCGCGGGGTTCGCGAACTGGATCATGCCGCTGCAGATCGGCGCCCCGGACGTGGCCTTCCCGCGCCTGAACATGTTCGCCTACTGGCTGTACCTGTTCGGCTCGCTGATCGCCGTGAGCGGCTTCCTCACCCCGCAGGGTGCGGCGAGCTTCGGCTGGTTCGCCTACGCGCCGCTGTCCGACGCCGTGCACTCGCCGGGCGTCGGCGGTGACCTGTGGATCATGGGTCTGGCCCTGTCCGGCTTCGGCACCATCCTGGGCGCGGTCAACTTCATCACCACGATCATCTGCATGCGCGCCCCCGGCATGACGATGTTCCGGATGTCGATCTTCACCTGGAACGTCCTGCTCACCAGCGTGCTGGTGCTGCTGGCCTTCCCGGTGCTGGCCGCCGCGCTGTTCGCGCTGGAGACCGACCGCCAGCTGGGCGCCCACATCTTCGACGCCGCCAACGGCGGCGCGCTGCTGTGGCAGCACCTGTTCTGGTTCTTCGGCCACCCCGAGGTCTACATCATCGCGCTGCCGTTCTTCGGCATCATCTCGGAGATCGTGCCGGTCTTCTCCCGCAAGCCGATGTTCGGCTACGGCAGCCTCGTCGGCGCCACGATCGTCATCGCCGGCCTGTCGCTGACCGTGTGGGCGCACCACATGTTCCCGACCGGCCAGGTGCTGCTGCCGTTCTTCTCCTTCATGTCGTTCCTGATCGCGGTCCCGACCGGCGTGAAGATCTTCAACTGGGTCGGCACGATGTGGAAGGGCTCGCTGTCCTTCGAGACGCCGATGCTGTGGACGATCGGCTTCCTGACCACCTTCACCTTCGGTGGTCTGACCGGTGTGCTGCTGGCCTCCCCGCCACTGGACTTCCACGTCTCGGACAGCTACTTCGTGGTGGCGCACTTCCACTACGTGGTCTTCGGCACCGTCGTGTTCGCCATGTTCGCCGGCTTCCACTTCTGGTGGCCGAAGTGGACCGGCAAGATGCTCGACGAGCGCCTCGGCAAGATCACCTTCTGGACGCTCTTCGTCGGCTTCCACGCCACCTTCCTGGTGCAGCACTGGCTGGGCGCCGAGGGCTTCCCGCGCCGCTACGCGGACTACCTGGCCGCCGACGGCTTCACCACGCTGAACACCATCTCCACCATCGGTTCCTTCCTGCTCGGCGCGTCGATCCTGCCGTTCTTCTACAACGTCTGGAAGACCGCGCGGTACGGCAAGCGGGTGGAGGGCAACGACCCGTGGGGCTACGGCCGTTCGCTGGAGTGGACGACCTCCTGCCCGCCGCCGCGGCACAACTTCACCTCGCTGCCGCGGGTGCGCTCCGAATCGCCGGCGTTCGACCTGTACCACCCCGAGGTCGCCGCGCTGGACTACCTGGAGAACCACGACGAGGGCAAGGTACTGGCCTCCGTCGGTGGGTCGGCTGATCCGGCGCAGGCCGGCGGGTCCGGGGAGGCCGCCGAGGGCGGCTCCACGGGCTCCGGGAAGGAGTGA
- a CDS encoding cytochrome c oxidase subunit 4: MRFQGKLFLWLAVFLAVMVGIYAFWAYQAEGEVEPVGTVALTLAFCLCLMVGFYLWFTARRVDVMAGDRKDAEVSDDAGEQGFFSPHSWQPLFLALGGAFSFLGIAVDWWVLVLAAPFAFLGLFGWVFEYYRGEDQRY, encoded by the coding sequence GTGAGGTTCCAAGGCAAGCTCTTCCTGTGGCTGGCGGTCTTCCTGGCCGTGATGGTCGGCATCTACGCCTTCTGGGCCTACCAGGCGGAGGGTGAGGTCGAGCCGGTCGGCACGGTGGCGCTCACCCTGGCGTTCTGCCTGTGCCTGATGGTCGGCTTCTACCTGTGGTTCACCGCCCGGCGGGTCGACGTCATGGCGGGCGACCGCAAGGACGCCGAGGTGTCCGACGACGCCGGCGAGCAGGGCTTCTTCAGCCCGCACAGCTGGCAGCCGCTCTTCCTGGCCCTCGGTGGCGCCTTCTCCTTCCTCGGCATCGCCGTCGACTGGTGGGTGCTGGTGCTGGCCGCGCCGTTCGCCTTCCTGGGCCTGTTCGGCTGGGTCTTCGAGTACTACCGGGGCGAGGACCAGCGGTACTGA
- the qcrB gene encoding cytochrome bc1 complex cytochrome b subunit, whose amino-acid sequence MSTTTTPPETTPVVPEPKTRLGKASLASADYADSRLGIYGVARANVRKVFPDHWSFMLGEIALYSFIILLLSGVFLTLFFKPSMVEVVYDGSYTPLQGIMMSEAYASTLEISFDVRGGLLIRQIHHWAALIFVAALFVHMFRIFFTGAFRKPREINWLFGFLLLILAMVNGFTGYSLPDDLLSGTGLRIAEGVILAIPLVGTYILFFLFGGEFPGHDFIPRIFTIHVLLVPAIMVGLLVLHLMLVFYHKHTQWGGPGRTEKNVVGLPLVPVYTAKAGGFFFLVFGVLVVLSGVATINPIWAYGPYAPDQITAGSQPDWYIGFLEGSLRLMPNWEIVAFGHNLTLNVLVPSLVLPGIMFMFIAAYPFIEQWITGDKREHHILDRPRNMPVRTGIGVAWITAYGVLWVAGGNDILADQFDLSINAITWTLRFGFFILPVVAFIVTKRIAMGLQRRDRDKVLHGRETGIIRRSPDGEYSEVHEQLPQAKRWELTQHEQPQPLQLGPAVDERGVARKVSGGQRLRARLSRWYFSEASQVPKVTTEEYRRALEHGHGEGGH is encoded by the coding sequence ATGAGCACCACCACCACACCCCCCGAGACCACCCCGGTGGTCCCCGAGCCGAAGACCCGCCTGGGCAAGGCCTCCCTGGCGAGCGCCGACTACGCCGACTCCCGCCTCGGGATCTACGGCGTGGCGCGGGCCAACGTCCGGAAGGTCTTCCCGGACCACTGGTCCTTCATGCTGGGCGAGATCGCCCTGTACAGCTTCATCATCCTGCTGCTGAGCGGCGTGTTCCTCACGCTGTTCTTCAAGCCGAGCATGGTGGAGGTCGTCTACGACGGCTCGTACACCCCGCTCCAGGGCATCATGATGTCGGAGGCGTACGCCTCCACCCTGGAGATCAGCTTCGACGTCCGCGGCGGTCTGCTGATCCGGCAGATCCACCACTGGGCGGCGCTGATCTTCGTCGCGGCGCTGTTCGTGCACATGTTCCGGATCTTCTTCACCGGAGCGTTCCGCAAGCCGCGTGAGATCAACTGGCTGTTCGGCTTCCTGCTGCTGATACTGGCCATGGTCAACGGCTTCACCGGCTACTCGCTGCCGGACGACCTGCTCTCCGGCACCGGTCTGCGCATCGCCGAGGGCGTCATCCTGGCCATTCCGCTGGTGGGCACCTACATCCTGTTCTTCCTCTTCGGTGGGGAGTTCCCGGGCCACGACTTCATCCCGCGGATCTTCACGATCCACGTGCTGCTGGTGCCGGCCATCATGGTGGGCCTGCTGGTCCTCCACCTGATGCTGGTCTTCTACCACAAGCACACCCAGTGGGGTGGTCCTGGCCGCACCGAGAAGAACGTGGTCGGCCTGCCGCTGGTTCCCGTCTACACCGCCAAGGCGGGCGGCTTCTTCTTCCTGGTCTTCGGCGTGCTCGTGGTGCTCAGCGGCGTCGCGACGATCAACCCGATCTGGGCCTACGGCCCCTACGCCCCGGACCAGATCACCGCCGGTTCGCAGCCCGACTGGTACATCGGCTTCCTGGAGGGCAGCCTCCGGCTGATGCCCAACTGGGAGATCGTCGCCTTCGGGCACAACCTGACGCTGAACGTCCTGGTGCCGTCGCTGGTCCTGCCCGGCATCATGTTCATGTTCATCGCGGCGTACCCGTTCATCGAGCAGTGGATCACCGGCGACAAGCGCGAGCACCACATCCTGGACCGCCCGCGCAACATGCCGGTCCGCACCGGCATCGGCGTCGCCTGGATCACCGCCTACGGCGTCCTGTGGGTCGCGGGTGGCAACGACATCCTGGCGGACCAGTTCGACCTGTCGATCAACGCGATCACCTGGACGCTCCGCTTCGGCTTCTTCATCCTGCCGGTGGTGGCGTTCATCGTGACCAAGCGGATCGCGATGGGCCTGCAGCGGCGCGACCGCGACAAGGTGCTGCACGGCCGGGAGACCGGCATCATCCGCCGCTCGCCGGACGGCGAGTACAGCGAGGTGCACGAGCAGCTCCCGCAGGCCAAGCGCTGGGAGCTCACCCAGCACGAGCAGCCGCAGCCGCTCCAGCTGGGCCCGGCCGTGGACGAGCGCGGCGTCGCCCGCAAGGTCAGCGGCGGCCAGCGCCTGCGCGCCCGGCTGAGCCGCTGGTACTTCTCGGAGGCCAGCCAGGTCCCGAAGGTCACCACGGAGGAGTACCGCCGCGCCCTGGAGCACGGGCACGGCGAGGGCGGTCACTGA
- the qcrA gene encoding cytochrome bc1 complex Rieske iron-sulfur subunit yields MSSQDMSEELLPGTTPEGGQVATVVEDPLGDPGLPPHEHRPTDVDPRAERRAERQISLLFVLSMLATIAFIAVYVGVPKDRIEYVFPLGDVGLQNLLLGVTLGLALFFIGAGAVHWARTLMADEELVDERHPAAADEETRAATIAAFQVGAKESGMGRRGLLRNTLIGAVALVPLSGVVLLRDLGPLPERKLRSTVWEPGKLIISENTNEPIRPEDIIRGSLVFGKPEGIDGTEEHPNHERLNELAKASILLVRLSPEEIKSRQELEWSHEGIVAFSKICTHVGCPVGLYEQQTHHLLCPCHQSTFDLSDDGRVIFGPASRSLPQLRIQVNSEGYLEAAQDFAEPVGPSFWERG; encoded by the coding sequence ATGAGTAGCCAGGACATGTCTGAAGAACTCCTGCCGGGCACCACGCCCGAAGGCGGGCAGGTCGCCACGGTGGTCGAGGACCCCCTCGGCGACCCGGGCCTACCGCCCCACGAACACCGTCCGACCGACGTGGACCCGCGGGCCGAGCGTCGCGCGGAGCGCCAGATCTCGCTCCTGTTCGTCCTGTCGATGCTGGCCACCATCGCCTTCATCGCGGTCTACGTGGGCGTCCCGAAGGACCGGATCGAGTACGTCTTCCCGCTGGGCGACGTGGGGCTGCAGAACCTGCTGCTCGGCGTGACGCTGGGCCTCGCCCTGTTCTTCATCGGCGCCGGCGCCGTGCACTGGGCGCGGACCCTGATGGCCGACGAGGAGTTGGTCGACGAGCGTCACCCGGCCGCGGCCGACGAGGAGACCCGCGCGGCGACCATCGCGGCCTTCCAGGTGGGCGCCAAGGAGAGCGGCATGGGCCGCCGCGGCCTGCTCCGCAACACCCTGATCGGCGCGGTGGCCCTGGTGCCGCTGTCCGGCGTGGTGCTGCTGCGCGACCTCGGCCCGCTGCCGGAGCGCAAGCTGCGCAGCACCGTCTGGGAGCCCGGCAAGCTGATCATCAGCGAGAACACCAACGAGCCGATCCGCCCGGAGGACATCATCCGCGGCTCGCTCGTCTTCGGTAAGCCGGAGGGCATCGACGGCACCGAGGAGCACCCCAACCACGAGCGGCTCAACGAGCTGGCCAAGGCCTCCATCCTGCTGGTGCGGCTGTCTCCCGAGGAGATCAAGTCGCGTCAGGAGCTGGAGTGGTCCCACGAGGGCATCGTGGCCTTCTCCAAGATCTGCACCCACGTCGGCTGCCCCGTCGGCCTGTACGAGCAGCAGACGCACCACCTGCTGTGCCCCTGTCACCAGTCGACCTTCGACCTCAGCGACGACGGTCGGGTCATCTTCGGCCCCGCCTCCCGCTCGCTGCCGCAGCTGCGGATCCAGGTGAACTCCGAGGGTTACCTGGAAGCGGCCCAGGACTTCGCCGAGCCGGTCGGCCCGAGCTTCTGGGAGCGTGGATAA
- the qcrC gene encoding cytochrome bc1 complex diheme cytochrome c subunit, with protein MKKLSARRRHPLAAFVVLLFALAATGGLYAAFAPTDQAVAETASSTQIEEGKKLFAVGCSSCHGINGEGTTDGPPLVGVGAAAVDFQVGTGRMPAEQPGAQAPRKPGEYSQDEIDALAAYVASLGAGPSIPTESQFDPAGGDLVEGGELFRTNCSQCHNFAGQGGALTDGKYAPSLEGVDPKHIYEAMLTGPQNMPSFPDTVMPEEDKQAIISFITYTTEEEPSYGGNSLGSIGPVSEGLFAWIVGLGGLIAVAIWIAARTPKATKS; from the coding sequence GTGAAAAAGCTCTCCGCACGACGGCGCCATCCGCTGGCGGCGTTCGTCGTCCTTCTCTTCGCGCTGGCGGCCACCGGGGGGCTGTACGCCGCGTTCGCCCCCACGGACCAGGCCGTGGCCGAGACCGCCTCCTCCACGCAGATCGAGGAAGGCAAGAAGCTGTTCGCCGTGGGCTGCTCCAGCTGCCACGGCATCAACGGCGAGGGGACCACCGACGGTCCTCCCCTGGTCGGCGTCGGTGCCGCCGCGGTCGACTTCCAGGTCGGCACCGGCCGCATGCCCGCCGAGCAGCCCGGTGCGCAGGCCCCCCGCAAGCCCGGGGAGTACAGCCAGGACGAGATCGACGCCCTGGCGGCCTACGTGGCGTCCCTCGGCGCCGGTCCCTCCATCCCGACGGAGAGCCAGTTCGACCCGGCTGGCGGCGACCTGGTCGAGGGTGGCGAGCTGTTCCGCACCAACTGCTCCCAGTGTCACAACTTCGCCGGTCAGGGCGGCGCGCTGACCGACGGCAAGTACGCGCCCTCCCTGGAGGGCGTGGACCCGAAGCACATCTACGAGGCCATGCTGACCGGCCCGCAGAACATGCCCTCCTTCCCGGACACCGTGATGCCGGAGGAGGACAAGCAGGCGATCATCTCGTTCATCACCTACACCACCGAGGAAGAGCCCAGCTACGGCGGTAACAGCCTGGGCAGCATCGGCCCGGTCTCCGAGGGCCTGTTCGCGTGGATCGTCGGTCTGGGTGGGCTGATCGCCGTCGCGATCTGGATCGCCGCCCGCACGCCGAAGGCCACCAAGTCATGA
- the ctaE gene encoding aa3-type cytochrome oxidase subunit III yields MSRVATATLQTGHAPTHAAVNRPNMVSVGTIVWLSSELMFFAALFAMYFTIRSVQGPEVWAEGTDTLNVPFSLANTIVLVLSSVTCQFGVFAAERGDVKRLRLWFVITFIMGAFFIGGQVYEYASLVLHEGLSISSSAYGSVFYLTTGFHGLHVTGGLIAFLLVLGRTYAAKRFTHEQATSAIVVSYYWHFVDVVWIALFGTIYLLQ; encoded by the coding sequence ATGTCGCGCGTGGCGACAGCAACTCTTCAGACCGGGCACGCACCCACACACGCTGCGGTGAACCGGCCGAACATGGTCAGTGTCGGGACCATCGTTTGGCTGTCATCGGAGCTGATGTTCTTCGCGGCCCTCTTCGCGATGTACTTCACGATCCGTTCGGTCCAGGGACCGGAGGTGTGGGCCGAGGGAACCGACACGCTCAACGTGCCGTTCTCCCTGGCCAACACCATCGTCCTGGTCCTGTCCTCGGTGACCTGCCAGTTCGGCGTCTTCGCCGCCGAACGCGGCGACGTCAAGAGGCTCCGGCTGTGGTTCGTGATCACCTTCATCATGGGCGCCTTCTTCATCGGCGGCCAGGTGTACGAGTACGCATCCCTGGTGCTGCACGAGGGACTGTCGATCTCGTCGAGCGCCTACGGCTCGGTGTTCTACCTGACCACCGGCTTCCACGGCCTCCACGTCACCGGCGGTCTGATCGCGTTCCTGTTGGTCCTGGGACGGACGTACGCGGCCAAGCGCTTCACCCATGAGCAGGCCACGAGCGCGATCGTCGTGTCGTACTACTGGCACTTCGTCGACGTCGTCTGGATCGCCCTCTTCGGGACGATCTACCTGCTGCAGTAG
- the trpD gene encoding anthranilate phosphoribosyltransferase: MSGREHAGVRDQGPVRAWPELLTALLQRRDLSAEDTAWAMDRIMLGEATPAQISAFLVALRAKGETVAEVSGLVRAMYRHATVIDVPGPAVDIVGTGGDRAKTVNISTMSAVVVAGTGVRVVKHGNRAASSASGAADVLGALGVNLDLSPERVAEVAEEAGITFCFAQKFHPAMRHAAPPRRELGIPTAFNILGPLTNPARVGAQATGVADARLAPVVAGVLAERGVSALVFRGDDGLDELTITTTSRVWVVRDGAVREETVDPTALGIERVGIEALRGADAEYNAEVVRKLLAGKTGPVRDAVLLNAAAALVAAGPEEDAPLQERLAAGMRRAAEAIDSGAAQAVLERWAAATQR; encoded by the coding sequence ATGAGCGGCAGGGAACACGCAGGCGTCCGCGATCAGGGCCCCGTGCGGGCCTGGCCCGAACTGCTGACCGCGCTGCTCCAGCGCCGTGACCTGTCGGCCGAGGACACCGCCTGGGCGATGGACCGCATCATGCTCGGCGAGGCCACCCCCGCGCAGATCTCCGCCTTCCTGGTGGCCCTGCGGGCCAAGGGGGAGACGGTCGCCGAGGTGAGCGGCCTGGTGCGGGCCATGTACCGGCACGCCACCGTCATCGACGTGCCCGGGCCGGCGGTGGACATCGTCGGCACCGGCGGGGACCGCGCCAAGACGGTCAACATCTCCACCATGTCGGCCGTCGTGGTCGCCGGCACCGGGGTGCGGGTGGTCAAGCACGGCAACCGCGCGGCCTCCTCGGCCTCCGGGGCGGCGGACGTGCTGGGGGCGCTCGGCGTCAACCTCGATCTTTCACCCGAACGGGTGGCCGAGGTCGCGGAGGAGGCCGGCATCACCTTCTGCTTCGCCCAGAAGTTCCACCCGGCCATGCGGCACGCCGCGCCGCCCCGCCGCGAGCTGGGCATCCCGACCGCGTTCAACATCCTCGGTCCGCTGACCAATCCGGCCAGGGTGGGCGCCCAGGCCACCGGTGTGGCCGACGCCAGGCTGGCCCCGGTGGTCGCCGGCGTGCTGGCCGAGCGGGGCGTCTCCGCCCTGGTCTTCCGCGGCGACGACGGCCTGGACGAGCTGACCATCACCACCACCTCGCGGGTGTGGGTGGTGCGCGACGGCGCGGTGCGCGAGGAGACCGTCGACCCGACCGCGCTCGGCATCGAGCGGGTGGGCATCGAGGCGCTGCGCGGCGCCGACGCCGAGTACAACGCCGAGGTGGTCCGCAAGCTGCTGGCCGGGAAGACCGGCCCGGTTCGGGACGCCGTGCTGCTGAACGCGGCGGCGGCCCTGGTGGCCGCCGGCCCCGAGGAGGACGCGCCGCTCCAGGAGCGGCTGGCCGCCGGCATGCGCCGGGCGGCCGAGGCGATCGACAGCGGGGCCGCCCAGGCCGTCCTGGAGCGCTGGGCCGCCGCCACCCAGCGGTGA
- a CDS encoding aminotransferase class V-fold PLP-dependent enzyme — MSAARNAATTCLTAPAPAAATAATAATAATAAIATATGPAAVAPAASRAAAPAEVGSPLPVLGDDVRVPLAGGGTAPYAALDYAASAPALRAVWDDVAAYAPYYGSVHRGTGHLSQLSTELFETARATVAEFLGARDGDQVVFTRSTTDSLNLLAAALPADTRVFVFETEHHAALLPWRRAGGGVQHLATPASPERAVAVLDAALAAHRRQRPHAPALVCVTGASNVTGELWPVRELVEAAHRHGARLVLDAAQLAPHRAVSLRELGADWVALSGHKLYAPFGAGVLAGRADWLDAAEPYLAGGGATATVRRGTAEDHPDADQVGDLAVRWHRGPARHEAGSPNVIGAYALASACRALAAAGLEELTRREEALLRRLRAGLAAVPEVRVLSLFGDDAPRVGVLSFTVRGWDSRRLAVALSERYGIGVRDGLFCAHPLVGALLGDQPGEPAPCAVPDSGGAETALRAVRVSFGAGTPVEHVDRLVRAVAELVREGDPAAAAPGC; from the coding sequence ATGTCCGCTGCCCGCAACGCCGCCACCACCTGCCTGACCGCCCCCGCCCCGGCCGCCGCGACCGCCGCGACCGCCGCGACCGCCGCGACCGCCGCGATCGCCACGGCCACCGGACCGGCCGCCGTCGCCCCCGCGGCCTCCCGGGCCGCCGCGCCGGCCGAGGTCGGCTCGCCGCTGCCGGTGCTGGGGGACGACGTCCGGGTGCCGCTGGCCGGCGGGGGGACGGCGCCGTACGCCGCGCTGGACTACGCCGCCAGCGCGCCCGCGCTGCGCGCCGTCTGGGACGACGTGGCCGCCTACGCCCCCTACTACGGCAGCGTCCACCGTGGCACCGGCCACCTCTCGCAGCTGTCCACCGAGCTGTTCGAGACCGCCCGCGCCACCGTGGCCGAGTTCCTCGGCGCCCGCGACGGCGACCAGGTGGTCTTCACCCGCTCCACCACCGACTCGCTGAACCTGCTGGCCGCCGCCCTCCCCGCGGACACCCGGGTGTTCGTCTTCGAGACCGAGCACCACGCCGCCCTGCTGCCCTGGCGCCGGGCCGGCGGCGGGGTGCAGCACCTGGCCACCCCGGCCAGCCCGGAGCGGGCGGTCGCCGTGCTGGACGCCGCCCTGGCCGCCCACCGCCGGCAGCGGCCGCACGCCCCCGCGCTGGTCTGCGTCACCGGCGCGTCCAACGTCACCGGCGAGCTGTGGCCGGTGCGCGAGCTCGTCGAGGCCGCCCACCGGCACGGCGCCCGGCTGGTGCTGGACGCCGCCCAGCTCGCCCCGCACCGCGCGGTCTCGCTGCGCGAACTGGGCGCCGACTGGGTGGCGCTGTCCGGGCACAAGCTCTACGCGCCGTTCGGCGCCGGCGTGCTGGCCGGCCGCGCGGACTGGCTGGACGCCGCCGAACCGTACCTGGCCGGCGGCGGCGCCACCGCCACCGTGCGGCGGGGCACCGCCGAGGACCACCCCGACGCCGACCAGGTCGGCGACCTGGCCGTGCGCTGGCACCGTGGACCGGCGCGGCACGAGGCCGGCTCCCCGAACGTCATCGGCGCCTACGCCCTCGCCTCGGCCTGCCGGGCGCTGGCCGCCGCGGGCCTGGAGGAGCTGACCCGCCGCGAGGAGGCGCTGCTGCGCCGGCTGCGCGCGGGCCTGGCCGCGGTGCCCGAGGTCCGGGTGCTGAGCCTGTTCGGCGACGACGCGCCGCGCGTCGGCGTGCTCTCCTTCACGGTGCGCGGCTGGGACAGCCGGCGGCTCGCCGTGGCGCTGTCCGAGCGCTACGGCATCGGCGTGCGCGACGGCCTGTTCTGCGCCCATCCGCTGGTCGGCGCGCTCCTGGGCGACCAGCCGGGCGAGCCGGCGCCGTGCGCGGTGCCGGACTCCGGCGGCGCGGAGACGGCGCTGCGGGCGGTGCGGGTCAGCTTCGGGGCCGGCACGCCGGTGGAGCACGTCGACCGGCTGGTGCGGGCCGTCGCCGAGCTGGTCCGGGAGGGCGACCCGGCCGCGGCGGCTCCGGGCTGCTGA
- a CDS encoding Lrp/AsnC family transcriptional regulator: MITAIVLIKTSVDRIPELAETIAELEGVSEVYSVTGSFDLVAMVRVPRHEDLAEVIPGRLNRVPGVEHTETHIAFRTYSRHDLEAAFAIGLEG; this comes from the coding sequence GTGATCACCGCCATCGTCCTGATCAAGACCAGCGTCGACCGCATCCCGGAGCTGGCGGAGACCATCGCCGAACTGGAGGGCGTCAGCGAGGTCTACTCGGTGACCGGCTCCTTCGACCTGGTCGCCATGGTGCGGGTGCCGCGCCACGAGGACCTGGCCGAGGTGATCCCCGGGCGGCTCAACCGCGTGCCGGGGGTGGAGCACACCGAGACCCACATCGCCTTCCGCACGTACTCCCGGCACGACCTGGAGGCCGCCTTCGCCATCGGCCTGGAGGGCTGA
- a CDS encoding maleylpyruvate isomerase N-terminal domain-containing protein: protein MPLAPHPALTAFTTEAEALAAALSGLPEERFDAPTRCVPWTLRDLLGHVHMTIGRVPGMLAAPAPADGDGALVTAAGYYRPDERFSAATNAVRVDGARELAAGFGSGRELVRELAAGCARVAAAVAAEPADRRVRTRHGDPMTLDDFMTTRVVELAVHGLDAAEALGRPAWLTDRAAEVVLGLLFAGGQRAALAATGWDPVTCLAKATGRAGLNDTEREIVSVHGIRWLALG from the coding sequence GTGCCGCTCGCCCCCCACCCCGCCCTGACCGCCTTCACCACCGAGGCCGAGGCGCTGGCGGCAGCGCTCTCGGGACTGCCGGAGGAACGCTTCGACGCGCCGACCCGGTGCGTGCCGTGGACGCTGCGGGACCTGCTGGGACACGTGCACATGACGATCGGCCGGGTGCCCGGCATGCTGGCCGCGCCCGCGCCGGCCGACGGGGACGGGGCGCTGGTCACGGCGGCCGGCTACTACCGTCCGGACGAACGGTTCTCCGCGGCGACCAACGCGGTGCGGGTGGACGGCGCCCGGGAGCTGGCCGCGGGCTTCGGCTCCGGGCGGGAGCTGGTGCGGGAGCTGGCGGCCGGGTGCGCGCGGGTCGCCGCCGCGGTGGCCGCCGAGCCGGCCGACCGCCGGGTGCGCACCCGGCACGGCGACCCGATGACGCTCGACGACTTCATGACCACCCGCGTGGTGGAACTGGCCGTGCACGGGCTGGACGCCGCGGAGGCCCTCGGGCGGCCGGCGTGGCTGACCGACCGGGCCGCCGAGGTGGTGCTCGGGCTGCTCTTCGCGGGTGGCCAGCGGGCCGCCCTCGCGGCGACCGGCTGGGATCCGGTGACCTGTCTGGCCAAGGCCACCGGCCGCGCCGGGCTGAACGACACCGAGCGCGAAATCGTCTCGGTGCACGGCATCCGCTGGCTGGCGCTCGGCTGA